One Amphiprion ocellaris isolate individual 3 ecotype Okinawa chromosome 5, ASM2253959v1, whole genome shotgun sequence genomic region harbors:
- the rpl29 gene encoding 60S ribosomal protein L29 — protein MAKSKNHTTHNQSRKAHRNGIKKPRSQRYESLKGVDPKFLRNMRFAKKHNKRGMKAAQKAAKEK, from the exons ATGGCCAAGTCGAAGAACCACACCACTCACAACCAgt CTCGTAAAGCCCACAGGAACGGCATCAAGAAGCCCAGATCTCAGCGCTATGAGTCCCTGAAGGGG GTCGACCCCAAGTTCCTTAGGAATATGCGCTTTGCTAAGAAGCACAACAAGAGGGGCATGAAGGCCGCACAGAAGGCCGCCAAGGAGAAATAA